TTTATGGTGTCAGCGGTGGGCAGGATAGTACCTTTACGGAAAGAGATCTATCGGAGATAATAGTACCAATGATTGTGAAGGCTTGTAAGACAGTAGGGAAACGCAAGTTATTAGCATCGGTAGTGGTAGTGACTTTTTCACTACCAAAATGGAACTAATAACTCCTTGTAAGTGAGAAATGTggggaaaaaattagattctTTTGTCTTGATAATCACGGAAACACCACGTGATTGGGATTATCCACCCATTAAATCCAAATCAGATTGTAGCGTAGTAATACTTGTTCTTGTTTAAGTAAATCACTACAAATCTCTAACGATTTTCTTCGAGTGGAATGCGAACAAAGTAGCGGCGAACGGCTGCTGTTCGCTGTCCCCTTAGCGCAGTCCATTTGTCTCTGAAGCGCGCCGCCGAGATGATTACGAGCATTGGCCACTGACCACAACTCACTTTATCTTGCTTTTCAAGAGGAGCAGTTACTGGCGGAGATGCAACTTTCGGTTACTGAGCTGATGTAATAGACACTTAATGCTTATATTTTCTCTTAACTGGTCTTTATGGTCAagtttacttacttacttacttactaaACGAATGTCAGTGCTACCATCTGGAGGAATCAAGTGGTTAGCGTAGAAAAACGGCACCCTTCGTTGAAAAAGGTTGACCTGAAACGTTTTAAGGGcgccgtttctttttttcctcctttttagTGTGGGGGGTGGTGTTCGTGTGTCCTTGGTGTCCTCTCCAATCTATCGGCTATTTAGTGCGAGCGCATGGGGTCATACTTAATCTACCGGCTATTCTGTACATTCTAgtgtttttcgaaaagaaaattttgttagtATGGTCATGAAGCTGAGACGTACGAAATTGGACACCGCTCAAACATCTACGGCTGCTAAGTTCTTAGCGGGTCGTGAAATCCAGAGTTATCtaagtataaataataattagacATAGAAAGTCTAAAGAAGTGGGGTAGCGGCAACATTGGATTGCTTTACCTGAGTCCTCCATATAGAGTATCTTTTTTGGCCCGGTTTCAAAGAAACTACGCGTTATGTTTTTGAATCTTCTGCAAAAGCAGCTGGACGTTCTCATTGCTCTGTTATTCCAAAAGAGAGCAAATATATAGCTgcgtcaaaacaacatgaagcacagcgtagttgcgtaagcggttgcgcccgATACGGGGCGGTGGAGTTATCgcttggaatcgagatggaagcattgcgaactgcagcaataaaCGGTGGTAGCGGGGGTCCTTTCTcgttcctaaccgctgcgcccCACCACACCGCTTAaatcgcaaccgcttacgcaactgccccTTGCTTCGTCTGGTTTTGACTCTAGTATACTCTTCCGAAAGAGTATACTTGGGTCCTTTGGAATAACATATGTGCTTGAGGCTTGACAGAGAAACGTCTTTTCTAAACCCTTTTGTAGTAGTTTTCTTAGTAAACTCAATTTAAGACTACTTGTGGCGTGAAGCAATGGAACCATACAGACAGATCCTGAGTAAAACTGAGGAAACGTGCTTATATTAAAACAGTGTAGTCAGAGCCAACATAGTCTTAGTTGCCCAGTACGACGTAGACAGAATGCctgtgaaaattttctcttgcTATTCACCGTTGTCTGAAAAAATGGCTGGGATTATGACTACGTGGAAAGAGTCGTGGCGATTGTGCCACGCAAAGAAGTACATAACCTCTTTCTGTGAAAAAAGAGCAGTAGGTAGTTCCAGCATATTGATGTGTTGAGAAAGTGTACATTGGAGCCTTATTGAATCAGAATTAGGTGCGAGTAACGTTTTGCGATCATGTTTTTGCCATCATCAGCCATTTAACCAACTTTGAAGATGCCAGAGCTGTCCAGAAACGAAAgttcctctccacaactacTCTCTAAAGGCGCTCTTTGTTCAATAATCGACTTTATTGAGGTTTATGTAAGTGAGTCATTAGAAGACGTTGATTGCAATTGTATATGTAAAGTCCAACGAAGAGAAGCTTCTTGACTAGGTGTTCAACAGAtcatcgcaaagaaaaaagtgggcaAGTTATGCAAATGCAAATTCTTACTGAATTATGTCAGGGCAAATGCTCTTCCTACTGAGTTATGTCAGTCatgcagttcttttttcactggCAGTTTCAAAGTAAGAATATATATGTGCATTCCCAACAGTAACTTTAACCACAATATTAAGGAATTAACGCTTTAATTCAAACTAAGTAGCCTATAACGGAAGAATACATGAAAAACGATTCGATGGGAAAAAAGTTGTCCGACTTCACCTGACATCTTACGTCAGCCCTGTTTGAGCTGTAcagaattcgattggagctgTAGATGGTGCCCCTAGGGCTGCGTTTAGCTGAAATTTGGAGGTGTCATAGTATTTGCAAACTCAAATGTACACCAGCTAAAAAGACGtttaatttctggaagaaaatattgttgCAATGACAAATGTATAATCTATTTGAAAATCCTCTGAGATTCTGCAGTAGTTTGTATTCGAAATTTATGTTGTCTACAATCTCTGTATTTTATCTTCAGGTTTATGCGGGTTTGGTTAGAAATTTGAGTTGGATGGCTGACGGTAAAATGAGCGATATACTATCACCAACAGCAAAAGCATTGTCACGAGCGGCTGTAATTGCTCACAATGAACGAGACGAAAGTGAGTTTGTGCTGCTTGATATTCCAGTTGTGAAAAAACAACAGTTCATGTGCAGGTTGCGTACGTGCTATCCTGAGTGCGTTATGGAACCTGGCCTCTCACTCAGAACGAAATAAGAGAGCAATATGTGATGAGCCTGGTTTTCTTGCTCTGCTTACTGGTTTATTGTCGAATGATGCAAGAATGACGGTGTGTGAATTCCTTCTTGCTGTGTATTGTTCAGATAGGattaatttccttttcagGCAGTTGTTGAAAGTGCATCCGGTATTTTAAAGTATGTATCGCAGTATTTGTCGTCAAATTCTAGCCATCTAACTGCCAGGCCAGAATTGGCGGCTCATCTTGTGCAGTTGCTTAGTAGTGCTTCCTTTACTATCGTTGCGAATACTTTGGGGGCTCTTGCTAATCTCATAGCAAAGGATCCTCATCTACAGGTGAACTGAATTGTGTGATCATGTATTCTTTTCATATTAATTTCCTTTCCAAATGTATACTGTGAATAATATGTATTGTGTTTTTAGTCCTTGGTACGACATGACGCTATGGCAATGAACCAGTTGAATGTCTTGCGAAATTCTTCGCGAGAGGATATCAGAGCTGCTGTCAAGGCCGTGTTAAACCACCTCAGTCAACCAGTAGGATATACACGATATGCTGGTTAGTTGAAGGGATCTGGAACGCAGTGTATGAAttcgcaaaaatttctgttgctAAATGCAATTGCCTTGGAAATTCTCTTGAAAATTACCTCACCGATTTTCCACTTTTGTGGATCTACTCGCTAGTCATTTGcgtatttcttctaaaattatttCAGTCATTATTCTGCTGAAATCCAGTTTCCAGATATGTCTTCCTCGCTGGGATGTGAAACTTTATGTTCACCACGTGATTCGCGTTTGCTTGCTCTTCGTGGTGTTCGGATGTCACCTGGTGCAATACCAGGATTTCCAATCGCGCCATCCTTCGATCATCGCTCTAGTAGCCTTCCTCGACATTTTACTCGTGGAGGATTCACTGCTTCTAGTCATgcgtacgttttttttttcaccatacGGCTAAAATAATAGTTACAAATCACTTTAGCTCACCCCACCACATGTTTCCTGTTCGAGGACCGATTTCATCAGGACCACCTCTTGGATTTGCACCTCCACCTGGACAGTACACTGGCCCTCCTGTGGATGAAGATGCTCCTGTTCAAGTAAGATTTCTAATTATCTTGTGGTAATCAATGCTCAATCACAAAATCTAGTAATTCCATCGACAGTAAAATCTAATATTCAATTGTTCTGCGTAAGCAGTAGCTGTAGTTAGAGTTTATTGCTTTACAATTCCCTTCAGTTTCTTtacataagttttttttagccttCCGTAATTCCTGACGAAATCACTGGCGATCCAAACCTAGAGGACAGTGTCCGATGTACTCGAAGCGTTAGTGCAGCATCACTTGGGAGCGAATTGCCTGTAATTGATGATTTGACATGATTCAATGTTTGTCGGACCGTTTTCGACatgatttgttgttttgtttccagAATACTTCTGTGGGATGGCAAAGTAATTTGGACACAGCAGCAAACAGTAACAGAATGTCTCCGGTTTCTCCGTCTGATCTTCCGGATTCACCGACACAGTGTGCGAAGATGATTGGATTGAAAGGTATGTACATAATAcgaaataattgttttatCAAACTTAGATTTAGTACTAGTTTAGGACTTAAAACTCAAATGCTTGCAGGCGACAATTCAACTCCTCTGAGCGTAAAAGTTCGTATGAGTTCTGGAGATGCATCATCAAGTGAACCACAGTCAGGGTTGACAGCAAGTGATACAACTACAGCGATAGTAGACGATCAGCCAACTCCAACTTTTCCCGCGTTTGTTCTTTGCGCCCAAGTTTCGGACATGAAGGTCTCATCTTCAGAAGTAGCTCGTCCTGGTAAGTTCAGTGCTATATCGCTGCTAGAATGGTATCGTTCTTGCCAAGATTTCTTTGATGaataaggaaagaatgaatacCAATTAGATGCTAATAAAGGCGGTATGACTACCCATTTTTACATCTCCAGTTaagggaatttctttttttactttttacttttctagtttttctacttctttgtcAACATGTTACGGCACTCAGGTAATACGTGAAGTATGTACTCTTCAAGACTTTATAGAATTCTGGATATTTCAATTCGCTAACTCATGTGCTGTTTGTACTGCAACGTTTATAGTTTTACTGTATTTTGACACAGTTTCACAAGCAGTTTCAATTTTAACAAGTGTCACTTTATCGCAGTAAAGGTCTCTAAAAATCAAGATATCAGGGTGCTTCAAACAGTTTTGGCGTAATCAATACATTCAACCTGCtatccgagttttttttttcaaaatggatATTATTTTCCACTCTGCAcctttttctcgaaataaaattgtttgttgttaAAACGATCCTTTTCAGTGACCACCTCCCAGGATCCTGTGGACGATGTTTATGCTGCCATTGATATTAACTGTATCGACGGTACTGACCTTTTAACGAGGTCCATCGAAGCTGAACTCCCTCAACCATCTCCAAGATCTGCAACTCCTAAACAACAGAGGTGAACAAAGAATTCCGATTCGGATCAGACacatattttcatttgatcTACTTCACTGTCTTGTATCATTCAATTTGTCTTATTTCAGGAGAATAGTTGATGATAGGTTACTTGCCGATATGATTGAGTCCGCTCAGCCATCTCCAAGAAAATTGCGACACGGTTATTCTGACATGCACCATTCTCCCAATGGTGGGCTTACGTCTTTacatgatgtttttttcttgaggacGCAGAATGATTTACAGTTGATCCAGATCGTCTTCTAAGCGCATGTATTGATGCTGCTATGCCACAACCATCTCCATCATTTAAAAACAGTTCAAAAAACGAGAAGGGCGGACACGGTTGTTCTCCGGTGACCCACCGCGTCCGCCCATCGTCACGAACCGCAGGT
The Necator americanus strain Aroian chromosome I, whole genome shotgun sequence genome window above contains:
- a CDS encoding hypothetical protein (NECATOR_CHRI.G4197.T1); translated protein: MSDDELDDGIPGQIPSSSAGVGCYETEFLDVDQSIVGLLASLNFEQIRQRRTTDEDDELLRITHQRIHAVIAREKDDSRRRRLRRALPPSNCVREQIFYLRRLPHGSVPAPSYYPRLFSALDCIVKESFDEEYRKVAIILGLVDSLAELLVLELAVFEVSSRNEHRSLRKLIANALTNLTYGHAASKRRLCFYSGFIPTVVRILNEARNLAQVYAGLVRNLSWMADGKMSDILSPTAKALSRAAVIAHNERDESCVRAILSALWNLASHSERNKRAICDEPGFLALLTGLLSNDARMTAVVESASGILKYVSQYLSSNSSHLTARPELAAHLVQLLSSASFTIVANTLGALANLIAKDPHLQSLVRHDAMAMNQLNVLRNSSREDIRAAVKAVLNHLSQPVGYTRYADMSSSLGCETLCSPRDSRLLALRGVRMSPGAIPGFPIAPSFDHRSSSLPRHFTRGGFTASSHASPHHMFPVRGPISSGPPLGFAPPPGQYTGPPVDEDAPVQPSVIPDEITGDPNLEDSVRCTRSVSAASLGSELPNTSVGWQSNLDTAANSNRMSPVSPSDLPDSPTQCAKMIGLKGDNSTPLSVKVRMSSGDASSSEPQSGLTASDTTTAIVDDQPTPTFPAFVLCAQVSDMKVSSSEVARPVTTSQDPVDDVYAAIDINCIDGTDLLTRSIEAELPQPSPRSATPKQQRRIVDDRLLADMIESAQPSPRKLRHGYSDMHHSPNVDPDRLLSACIDAAMPQPSPSFKNSSKNEKGGHGCSPVTHRVRPSSRTAGRPVSVEDFDEDLERLVFEEARAQFSLSRESSESWSDIDEGSEQLDTTLPVDCFIEEDITIDCSAISFPTRGVYQLSSTTMGHMKPQQPIPVKTVQKSPKSAVTHKTRLPKPTTNRAHSLQRSSRVSTSVTPKKEAKAAVVPPYNYRKPEPDSPVVEKSEIEKQPGNANNSSQMLVTTV
- a CDS encoding hypothetical protein (NECATOR_CHRI.G4197.T2), whose amino-acid sequence is MSDDELDDGIPGQIPSSSAGVGCYETEFLDVDQSIVGLLASLNFEQIRQRRTTDEDDELLRITHQRIHAVIAREKDDSRRRRLRRALPPSNCVREQIFYLRRLPHGSVPAPSYYPRLFSALDCIVKESFDEEYRKVAIILGLVDSLAELLVLELAVFEVSSRNEHRSLRKLIANALTNLTYGHAASKRRLCFYSGFIPTVVRILNEARNLAQVYAGLVRNLSWMADGKMSDILSPTAKALSRAAVIAHNERDESCVRAILSALWNLASHSERNKRAICDEPGFLALLTGLLSNDARMTAVVESASGILKYVSQYLSSNSSHLTARPELAAHLVQLLSSASFTIVANTLGALANLIAKDPHLQSLVRHDAMAMNQLNVLRNSSREDIRAAVKAVLNHLSQPVGYTRYADMSSSLGCETLCSPRDSRLLALRGVRMSPGAIPGFPIAPSFDHRSSSLPRHFTRGGFTASSHASPHHMFPVRGPISSGPPLGFAPPPGQYTGPPVDEDAPVQPSVIPDEITGDPNLEDSVRCTRSVSAASLGSELPNTSVGWQSNLDTAANSNRMSPVSPSDLPDSPTQCAKMIGLKGDNSTPLSVKVRMSSGDASSSEPQSGLTASDTTTAIVDDQPTPTFPAFVLCAQVSDMKVSSSEVARPVTTSQDPVDDVYAAIDINCIDGTDLLTRSIEAELPQPSPRSATPKQQRRIVDDRLLADMIESAQPSPRKLRHGYSDMHHSPNDRLLSACIDAAMPQPSPSFKNSSKNEKGGHGCSPVTHRVRPSSRTAGRPVSVEDFDEDLERLVFEEARAQFSLSRESSESWSDIDEGSEQLDTTLPVDCFIEEDITIDCSAISFPTRGVYQLSSTTMGHMKPQQPIPVKTVQKSPKSAVTHKTRLPKPTTNRAHSLQRSSRVSTSVTPKKEAKAAVVPPYNYRKPEPDSPVVEKSEIEKQPGNANNSSQMLVTTV